A region from the Lolium perenne isolate Kyuss_39 chromosome 4, Kyuss_2.0, whole genome shotgun sequence genome encodes:
- the LOC127296878 gene encoding uncharacterized protein, protein MAVMSRSNRLALLVLLALAAGVAAKKTQDDVAAEAAAGKEDETWTGWAKEKISEGLGLKHLDEEEAARKAGETAKSTRETAQHAASETGRQVSGKAGDAKEAAGQAATGAANKAGQAKDTAKEAVKGTTGEASRKAEQAKHKTKEAADAAAKTGAETHERSKQGKAKVEETAKEKAGQGYETLKQTTDAAAEKAGTAKDVAADKAAAAKDTAAEKAAAAKDTAAGKAKAAKDTASQKAGSAKDATWQAQEKLKKYNDEAASKGKATKDTAAAAKDTAAEKAAAAKDAAVKNAEAAKRTAAEKAAAAKDATLEKTESAKDAAWETAEAAKHKAGEGYEKAKEKAWETAEATKEKLGEVKDKVTGAASEAAGRDKKQRRDDEL, encoded by the exons ATGGCGGTCATGTCGCGCTCCAACAGGCTCGCGCTGCTGGTGCTGCTCGCGCTGGCGGCGGGCGTGGCGGCGAAGAAGACGCAGGACGacgtggcggcggaggcggcggctggCAAGGAGGACGAGACGTGGACGGGGTGGGCCAAGGAGAAGATCTCCGAGGGGCTGGGGCTCAAGcacctcgacgaggaggaggccgcgCGCAAGGCCGGCGAGACCGCCAAGTCCACGCGCGAGACCGCCCAGCACGCCGCCTCCG AGACGGGGAGGCAGGTGAGCGGCAAGGCCGGGGACGCCAAGGAGGCGGCGGGGCAGGCGGCGACGGGAGCGGCCAACAAGGCCGGGCAGGCCAAGGACACGGCGAAGGAGGCGGTGAAGGGCACCACCGGCGAGGCGTCCAGGAAGGCGGAGCAGGCCAAGCACAAGACCAAGGAGGCTGCGGACGCGGCCGCCAAGACGGGCGCCGAGACGCACGAGCGGTCGAAGCAGGGCAAGGCCAAGGTCGAGGAGACGGCCAAGGAGAAGGCCGGCCAGGGGTACGAGACGCTCAAGCAAACCACGGACGCGGCCGCCGAGAAGGCTGGCACTGCCAAGGACGTGGCGGCGGATAAGGCCGCTGCCGCCAAGGACACTGCCGCCGAGAAGGCCGCTGCCGCCAAGGACACTGCCGCCGGGaaggccaaggccgccaaggacaCTGCGTCGCAGAAGGCTGGGTCCGCCAAGGACGCGACGTGGCAGGCGCAGGAGAAGCTCAAGAAGTACAACGACGAAGCCGCCTCGAAGGGCAAGGCCACGAAGGACACCGCCGCGGCCGCGAAGGACACCGCCGCAGAGAAGGCTGCTGCCGCGAAGGACGCGGCGGTGAAGAACGCCGAGGCGGCGAAGAGAACGGCCGcggagaaggcggcggcggcgaaggacGCAACCTTGGAGAAGACGGAGTCCGCGAAGGACGCCGCGTGGGAGACGGCGGAGGCCGCGAAGCATAAGGCCGGCGAGGGGTACGAGAAGGCGAAGGAGAAGGCGTGGGAGACCGCAGAGGCGACCAAGGAGAAGCTCGGCGAGGTGAAGGACAAGGTCACCGGCGCGGCATCCGAGGCGGCCGGCAGGGACAAGAAGCAGCGGAGGGACGACGAGCTGTGA
- the LOC127296877 gene encoding uncharacterized protein, which produces MADDKCGEELAVAEPLGRWPVLSYGVGHMLNDITSACWFTYLLMFLQEIGLTPRDASIVMLSGQVADGVMTIVAGEMIDRFGRFKLWHIGGLVLVGVSFSSVFGGCLLCAVLGTDSYLVRTIGYSFFAAVFNVGWAATQVSHMAMVNCMTSNPTSRVALASCRNASTMVANLGLYGIALAVFGAVKAKTCADIVVQYKWIAYVSIFVGCCFLVLFHVGTSEPTLKCEPNCKKRARIAWGYWFKKTLYYQVALLYMLARLITNVSQSLIAFYVTRDLKMNEYSKATIPAIIFCCSFLVSVVLQEMKWNSRRLKSLLTVGATLWVVSGAAVFILPSQMHNLMYPLAMVIGAANALVMVTTIGLESALVGEDLNGCAFVYGSLSFLDKMSCGIALFVLESYDETPSCGEVRGLNTMSRYGTGLIPACFAVLVLVVTSTLRLHDDAPRARASAALEAPLLV; this is translated from the exons ATGGCCGATGACAAGTGCGGCGAGGAGCTGGCCGTCGCCGAGCCCCTCGGGCGGTGGCCGGTGCTGTCGTACGGCGTCGGACACATGCTCAACGACATCACCTCCGCCTGCTGGTTCACCTACCTCCTCATGTTCCTGCAAGAAATCGGTCTCACTCCACG GGATGCGTCTATCGTGATGCTTTCAGGCCAGGTCGCGGACGGTGTGATGACGATCGTCGCCGGCGAAATG ATCGACAGGTTCGGCCGTTTCAAGCTGTGGCACATCGGAGGGTTGGTCCTGGTCGGCGTCTCCTTCTCCTCCGTCTTCGGCGGGTGCCTGCTCTGCGCCGTCCTCGGCACCGACTCCTACCTCGTCAGGACCATCGGCTACAGCTTCTTCGCCGCGGTGTTCAACGTCGGCTGGGCGGCCACACAAGTCTCCCACAT GGCGATGGTGAACTGCATGACATCCAACCCCACGAGCCGGGTGGCCTTGGCGAGCTGCAGAAATGCTTCCACTATG GTGGCTAATCTTGGTTTATATGGGATCGCGTTAGCTGTGTTTGGTGCAGTAAAGGCAAAAACATGTGCAGACATTGTTGTTCAG TACAAGTGGATCGCCTATGTGTCCATCTTCGTAGGATGCTGCTTCCTGGTGCTGTTCCACGTTGGGACAAGTGAACCAAC TTTGAAGTGCGAGCCTAACTGCAAGAAGCGGGCTCGGATCGCCTGGGGTTACTGGTTCAAGAAGACCCTGTACTACCAAGTTGCTCTCCTCTACATGCTCGCAAGATTGATCACAAACGTTTCTCAG TCGCTCATCGCATTCTACGTCACCAGAGACCTGAAAATGAACGAATACTCGAAAGCCACT ATCCCAGCCATCATATTCTGCTGCAGCTTCCTCGTGTCCgtggtcctccaggagatgaagtGGAACAGCCGCCGGCTCAAGTCGCTGCTCACCGTCGGGGCGACGCTGTGGGTGGTCTCCGGGGCGGCGGTGTTCATCCTCCCGAGCCAGATGCACAACCTCATGTacccgctggcgatggtgatcggtGCCGCCAACGCGCTGGTGATGGTGACCACGATCGGGCTGGAGAGCGCGCTGGTCGGGGAGGACCTCAACGGCTGCGCCTTCGTCTACGGCTCCCTCAGCTTCCTCGACAAGATGTCCTGCGGGATCGCGCTCTTCGTGCTCGAGTCCTACGACGAGACGCCCAGCTGCGGCGAGGTCAGAGGGCTCAACACCATGAGCAGGTACGGCACGGGCCTCATCCCGGCCTGCTTCGCCGTGCTCGTCCTCGTCGTGACATCCACCCTCAGGCTGCACGACGACGCTCCGAGGGCGAGAGCTTCCGCCGCACTGGAAGCTCCTCTGCTCGTCTAA